In Oscillatoria sp. FACHB-1406, the DNA window CTTATTTCAGCGCCATTCATCCATTGTCCATTGTTCATTATCAATTACTTAAGACGTTATCCATTATCAATTAGAACTATTCTTCTTCATCAAAGGTGTAGCCTCGTTCTTCTCGCTCTTGGCTTAAGCGGTTGAGTAGGTGAACCATATTATGCCCCCGTTCTAGGGAACGATCTTCAATGAACATTACTTCTGGGGTTCGGCGCAAGCGGATGCGATGTCCGAGTTCGCGCCGAACAAAGCCGGTTGAGGAGATTAAACCTTCCATTGTCTCCGCCTTAGCTTCTTCGGTTCCGTAGATACTGACAAAGATTCTCGCGTGTTGCAAGTCGCCGGAAACATCGACTTCGGTGATGCTTACCATCCCTGCACCGACGCGATCGTCTTTAATATCGTGGAGTAGCATCAAACTGACTTCGCGCTCGATCGCCGAAGCAACTCGAGCGACGCGACGATTAGTAGCCATGACTTCGGCCTCGAAAAAGAATTATACGATTACCACAGCAGTCCTTAACCAATCCGCGCGGGCGGCTGAGGATATGCCTTTTCTAGTCTAGACGGTTGCTAGACCCAGCATGGCGCGCAGTGTAAAAAATATAAACAAAAATCCCGCCGCTAGCATTCCGAAAAACGCGATCGCCGTAACGCGATTTTTCAACAAGGGTTTAAACCACTCGTAGACGGAGTAAAAAATTCCCAGCGTAATCGTAATAAAGAAGCGCGGAAAGCGCAAAAGATTTTCAAAAAAGTCTCTCATGGTGGGCAGCCTGCAATCTCAGTTCCATAGTATAGCAGCGCTTCGACCTTCTCTGCCTTCGTCAGGGCGGCGATTCAGCAGGTCGCGGTACAAAAAACACCGCAGTAGGGTTGAAGCCGCCGTCCAAACTCCGCCGTTGCCCGCGCTACAAAAGCTTAAGGTTTGCTTTATAAATCGCTTCGGGTTGCTCCGTTTTGTCCTCGCCTCCCAAGCCCACAGAAAGCGTCTAAAATGAACTAATATTCTGAAGTTAAGAAAGGAGCGCTCTTGCTAACTTTTTATTATAATCCTATTTCGACAAACGCTCGTAGAGTCTGGGTTGCCTTGCTCGAAAAAAAGCTTCAGTTTCAACCGATTTTAGTCAATTTTGAAGGCGATGGCTTGGGCGATGAATTTCTGGAAATTAATCCTTTTAAGCGCATTCCCGTTCTTGTCGATAATGGCTTACGAGTATTTGAATCGCTGGCAATTCTCGACTATCTGGAAGCAAAATATCCAACCCCGGCTTTAATGCCGATCGCGCCGGAAGAAGTTGCGATCTCGCGCATGGTACAAATGATTGCGGTTAACGAGCTTCAACCAGCAACCCTTATTTTAATGCAGCCTTTAGTCGGGCTGGAGATCGATTCGCAAAAGGAAAAAGCTGCCCGAGAAAGAATCGATCTGACTTTGCAGTTTTATGAAAGTTTACTCGATCGCGGCTCCTATTTTACTGGCTCCGAAATTAGCTTAGCCGATATTGTCGCTGGCACTTTAGTTGGCTCTTTATCGTTTATGGGGTTTTCCTTCGATGCTTACCCAAACCTCATGGCTTGGACGGAACGCCTTGCAGCACGGGAAAGTTGGCAACAAACCACTCCAGATCCGGGAATGGTGGAAGCAGCGTTACCGACGATCAAAAAAATTTTAGAGCGACGGGCGCGATAAATTATAGCCTTTAGCAGAGCGGTTACGATATTCGCTAGCTTGGTGGATATTGCCAATTTTTTGCGCTTTTTTGGGGATTTCAGCCAAGGGATGAAAAACGTTATAACCTCCTGTCGGGATATACGGTGCGTTACGCTGTCGCTAACGCACCCTACTTTCTAGACCTCAAGCCGATGAAAAACGTTATAACATTC includes these proteins:
- the rbfA gene encoding 30S ribosome-binding factor RbfA, with product MATNRRVARVASAIEREVSLMLLHDIKDDRVGAGMVSITEVDVSGDLQHARIFVSIYGTEEAKAETMEGLISSTGFVRRELGHRIRLRRTPEVMFIEDRSLERGHNMVHLLNRLSQEREERGYTFDEEE
- a CDS encoding DUF751 family protein codes for the protein MRDFFENLLRFPRFFITITLGIFYSVYEWFKPLLKNRVTAIAFFGMLAAGFLFIFFTLRAMLGLATV
- a CDS encoding glutathione S-transferase family protein; this encodes MLTFYYNPISTNARRVWVALLEKKLQFQPILVNFEGDGLGDEFLEINPFKRIPVLVDNGLRVFESLAILDYLEAKYPTPALMPIAPEEVAISRMVQMIAVNELQPATLILMQPLVGLEIDSQKEKAARERIDLTLQFYESLLDRGSYFTGSEISLADIVAGTLVGSLSFMGFSFDAYPNLMAWTERLAARESWQQTTPDPGMVEAALPTIKKILERRAR